From Pseudomonas sp. stari2, a single genomic window includes:
- a CDS encoding autotransporter domain-containing protein: MDVRFKPASVGTLLLVISLSPAQAQYQESGKPGDAASWRSAEFLRDWGLDRMQADQAYAAGITGKGVKIGALDSGFDAAHPEFASDRYHPVLASGSYIDGSLFTVSGTLNPNNDSHGTHVVGTMGASRDGTGMHGVAFNAQIYVGNTNKNDSFLFGPNPDPRYFKAAYDALADAGVRAINNSWGSQPPDVSYRTLADLHAAYAQHWNKGTWLDAAADVSRRGVINVFSAGNSGYPNASVRSALPYFQPDLEGHWLAVSGLDQSNQQKYNQCGIAKYWCITTPGAKIDSTIPDGGYAIKSGTSMAAPHATGALALVMERYPYMNNQQALEVLLTTATQLDGSVTDAPNERVGWGVANLNRAMRGPGQLLGAFDANLSTGQRDVWSNDISDKALIQRQSEDLAEHNAWQQTLQDKGWQNGVPVGASQQEQTDYSVGTARDAAAAGRVYQGSLIKSGAGHLILTGDSTYRGPTTVNGGLLSVNGSLTSAVTVNDSGTLGGSGRIGALTASSGGRVAPGNSIGTLNVAGDVTFAPGSTYAVELSPTASDRIVAGGTASISGATVSLSLENSPTLLSTAEAKSLLGHQYDILQAAGGIQGQFGAVVPDYLFIGGSLAYSGNGIALNVERNARSFASVGQTPNQRAVASAVEGMGAGNSVYESLLLSSTASDAQQAFQQLSGEVYPALGSVLINDSRQLRDAIGERLHDANTAKSNGWIKALGAWGTTDSQHHTAGYSTSIGGLLAGVDGALDEQTRIGLVTGYSDSSLSMGSGTHSSAKVDSYHLGAYAGHDIGAWRLSTGAAYSWHRADVKRDLQYGDVSAKQKAKVDAATTQVFGEAAYRLNVQPLALEPFANLAYVHLDSDGFTEKGDAAALKSNDDQRDAVLGTLGVRAIKTINLSGSQKLDVSGRLGWQHSLTDIESEQHLRFASGSAPYSVESSPLVRDAALVGVQASLALSRDVRVNLDYNGQLASREKSHGVGLSLNWQF; encoded by the coding sequence ATGGACGTACGCTTCAAGCCGGCTTCGGTCGGCACCCTGTTGCTTGTAATTTCTTTAAGCCCGGCCCAGGCGCAATACCAGGAGTCAGGCAAACCCGGCGACGCTGCCAGTTGGCGCTCCGCCGAGTTCCTGCGGGACTGGGGACTGGACCGGATGCAGGCCGATCAGGCCTACGCCGCTGGTATCACCGGCAAGGGCGTGAAGATCGGCGCGCTGGACTCCGGTTTCGACGCGGCCCACCCCGAGTTCGCCAGCGACCGTTATCACCCGGTATTGGCCAGCGGCAGCTATATCGATGGCTCGCTGTTCACAGTCAGCGGCACGCTTAACCCGAACAACGATTCTCACGGCACGCACGTGGTCGGCACTATGGGCGCCTCCCGGGATGGCACCGGCATGCACGGCGTGGCGTTCAATGCGCAGATCTACGTCGGCAACACCAACAAGAACGACAGCTTCCTGTTCGGCCCCAATCCCGACCCTCGCTACTTCAAAGCGGCGTACGACGCACTGGCCGATGCCGGCGTGCGGGCCATCAACAACAGCTGGGGCAGCCAGCCGCCGGATGTCAGTTACCGAACCCTGGCGGACCTGCACGCGGCTTACGCCCAACACTGGAACAAAGGTACCTGGCTCGATGCCGCCGCCGATGTTTCGCGCCGCGGCGTGATCAACGTGTTCAGCGCCGGCAACAGCGGTTACCCCAACGCCAGCGTACGCTCGGCGCTACCGTATTTTCAGCCGGACCTGGAAGGTCACTGGCTGGCCGTGTCGGGGCTGGATCAAAGCAATCAGCAGAAGTACAACCAGTGCGGTATCGCCAAGTACTGGTGCATCACCACGCCGGGGGCAAAGATCGACAGCACCATTCCCGACGGCGGCTACGCGATCAAGTCCGGTACTTCGATGGCCGCGCCCCATGCTACCGGCGCCCTGGCGCTGGTGATGGAGCGTTATCCGTACATGAACAACCAGCAGGCGCTGGAGGTGCTGCTGACTACCGCTACTCAGCTCGACGGTTCCGTGACCGATGCACCTAACGAGCGGGTCGGCTGGGGTGTTGCAAACCTGAACCGGGCAATGCGCGGGCCGGGTCAATTGCTCGGCGCGTTTGACGCGAATCTTTCCACCGGGCAACGCGATGTGTGGAGCAACGACATCTCCGACAAGGCACTGATTCAGCGCCAGAGCGAAGATCTCGCCGAGCACAACGCCTGGCAGCAAACCCTGCAAGATAAAGGGTGGCAGAACGGCGTTCCGGTCGGCGCCAGCCAACAGGAGCAGACGGATTACTCCGTCGGCACGGCCCGTGATGCGGCGGCTGCGGGCCGGGTGTATCAGGGCAGCCTGATCAAGTCCGGCGCCGGGCATTTGATCCTGACCGGCGACAGCACCTATCGCGGCCCGACCACGGTCAACGGCGGCCTGCTGAGCGTCAACGGATCGCTGACGTCTGCGGTCACGGTCAATGACAGCGGCACCCTCGGCGGTTCCGGGCGGATCGGTGCATTGACTGCCAGCAGCGGCGGTCGTGTGGCACCGGGCAACTCCATCGGTACTTTGAATGTGGCCGGTGACGTGACCTTCGCTCCGGGCTCGACCTACGCGGTGGAGCTGTCACCGACCGCCAGCGACCGCATCGTCGCCGGCGGCACGGCTTCCATCAGCGGCGCCACCGTCAGTCTGTCGCTGGAAAACAGCCCGACCTTGCTCAGCACCGCCGAAGCGAAAAGCCTGCTCGGTCATCAGTACGACATTCTGCAAGCGGCGGGCGGCATTCAGGGCCAGTTCGGTGCCGTGGTGCCTGATTACCTGTTTATTGGCGGAAGCCTCGCGTACAGCGGCAACGGCATCGCGCTGAATGTCGAACGCAACGCGAGGTCTTTTGCCAGCGTCGGCCAGACGCCGAACCAGCGGGCCGTGGCCAGTGCCGTCGAAGGCATGGGGGCTGGTAACTCGGTGTACGAAAGCCTGTTGCTGTCGTCGACCGCCAGCGATGCACAGCAAGCTTTCCAGCAGTTGAGCGGGGAAGTCTACCCGGCCCTCGGTTCGGTGCTGATCAACGACAGCCGTCAGTTGCGCGACGCCATCGGCGAACGCCTGCACGACGCGAACACCGCGAAAAGCAACGGCTGGATCAAGGCCCTCGGCGCCTGGGGCACCACCGATTCGCAACACCACACCGCCGGTTACAGCACATCGATCGGCGGTCTGCTTGCCGGTGTCGACGGCGCGCTGGACGAGCAGACCCGCATCGGTCTGGTCACCGGTTACAGTGACAGCTCATTGAGCATGGGTTCCGGCACGCATTCTTCGGCCAAGGTCGACAGCTACCACCTCGGTGCCTATGCCGGGCACGACATCGGCGCCTGGCGTTTGAGCACCGGCGCGGCCTACAGCTGGCATCGCGCCGACGTGAAGCGGGACCTGCAATACGGCGACGTCAGCGCCAAACAGAAAGCCAAGGTCGATGCCGCCACCACTCAGGTATTCGGCGAGGCGGCCTACCGACTGAACGTGCAACCGTTGGCTCTGGAGCCGTTCGCCAATCTGGCCTACGTGCATCTGGACAGCGACGGATTCACCGAGAAGGGCGATGCTGCCGCGCTGAAAAGCAATGACGATCAGCGTGACGCGGTGCTCGGTACTCTCGGCGTCCGGGCGATCAAGACGATCAACCTGTCGGGTTCGCAAAAGCTTGATGTCAGCGGTCGTCTCGGCTGGCAGCACAGCCTCACCGACATTGAATCCGAACAGCATTTGCGTTTCGCGAGCGGCAGCGCGCCGTACAGCGTCGAAAGTTCGCCGCTGGTACGCGACGCCGCGCTGGTGGGGGTACAGGCCAGCCTGGCCCTGAGCCGCGACGTGCGGGTGAACCTTGATTACAACGGACAACTGGCCAGCCGCGAGAAGAGTCACGGCGTGGGCCTGAGCCTGAACTGGCAGTTCTGA
- a CDS encoding TolC family outer membrane protein, with protein sequence MFGCMNKLSMLAAAFALLAGNSAVAAMGPFEIYEQALRNDPVFLGAIKERDAGLENRAIGRAGLLPKVGYNYNKGHNTSKVTQLTDRGNFTENRNYNSYGSNLTLQQPLLDYEAYAAYRKGVAQSLFADENFRGKSQELLVRVLDNYTKALFAQDQIDIAQAKKKAYEQQFQQNEHMFKQGEGTRTDILEAESRYELATAEEIEARNEQDAALRELGALVGVPAVDINDLAPLDQNFQTFALIPANYDTWHELAISNNPNLASQRQAVEVARYEVERNRAGHLPKVSAYASMRQNESESGNTYNQRYDTNTIGIEVNVPLYAGGGVSASTRQASRTMEQAEFELDGKTRETLIELRRQFSACLSGVNKLRAYQKALTSAEALVVSTKQSILGGERTNLDALNAEQQLFTTRRDLAQARYDYLMAWTKLHYYAGTLSEQDLARVDEAFGQGPRTQ encoded by the coding sequence ATGTTCGGCTGTATGAATAAGCTTTCCATGCTGGCGGCAGCGTTCGCGCTGCTCGCGGGCAATAGTGCGGTGGCGGCCATGGGGCCGTTCGAAATCTACGAACAGGCATTACGTAACGACCCGGTGTTCCTCGGCGCGATCAAGGAACGCGATGCAGGCCTTGAAAACCGGGCCATCGGCCGCGCCGGGTTGTTGCCGAAAGTCGGTTACAACTACAACAAGGGCCACAACACCTCGAAGGTTACGCAGCTCACCGATCGCGGCAATTTTACTGAAAACCGCAACTACAACAGTTACGGCTCCAACCTGACCCTGCAGCAACCGTTGCTCGACTACGAGGCCTACGCCGCGTATCGCAAAGGTGTGGCGCAGTCGCTGTTTGCCGACGAGAACTTCCGGGGCAAGAGCCAGGAACTGTTGGTGCGGGTGCTGGACAACTACACCAAGGCCTTGTTCGCCCAGGATCAGATCGACATCGCCCAGGCCAAGAAGAAGGCGTACGAGCAGCAGTTCCAGCAGAACGAGCACATGTTCAAGCAGGGCGAAGGCACACGGACCGACATTCTGGAAGCCGAGTCGCGCTATGAACTGGCGACTGCCGAGGAAATCGAGGCCCGCAATGAACAGGATGCGGCGCTGCGTGAACTGGGTGCGCTGGTCGGTGTACCGGCGGTGGACATCAATGACCTGGCGCCCCTGGATCAGAACTTCCAGACCTTTGCCTTGATACCGGCCAACTACGACACCTGGCACGAACTGGCGATCAGCAACAACCCGAACCTGGCGTCACAGCGTCAGGCCGTGGAAGTGGCCCGTTATGAAGTGGAGCGCAACCGCGCCGGGCACCTGCCGAAAGTCAGTGCCTATGCCTCGATGCGCCAGAACGAATCGGAAAGCGGCAACACCTATAACCAGCGTTACGACACCAACACCATCGGCATCGAAGTCAACGTGCCGTTGTACGCCGGTGGCGGGGTATCGGCATCGACCCGTCAGGCCAGTCGTACCATGGAACAGGCCGAGTTCGAGCTGGACGGCAAGACCCGCGAAACCCTGATCGAGCTGCGTCGCCAGTTCAGTGCCTGTCTGTCCGGCGTCAACAAACTGCGCGCCTACCAGAAAGCCCTGACCTCGGCCGAAGCGCTGGTGGTGTCGACCAAACAAAGCATTCTCGGCGGCGAGCGGACCAACCTGGACGCGCTGAACGCCGAACAACAACTGTTTACCACCCGCCGCGATCTGGCCCAGGCACGCTATGACTACCTCATGGCCTGGACCAAGTTGCATTACTACGCGGGCACCTTGAGCGAGCAGGATCTGGCTCGGGTGGACGAAGCATTCGGGCAAGGCCCACGGACGCAATAG
- a CDS encoding HlyD family type I secretion periplasmic adaptor subunit, with protein sequence MSSASMNTENEASMEHDYITERPERDAKFFARMGWILALAGAGSFFAWAALAPLDQGIPVQGTVVVSGKRKAVQSMSSGVVSRILVREGEIVKQGQPLFRLDQTQVAADVQSLQAQYRMAWASVARWQAERDNLKQVTFPPELSDNADPRLALVLEGQRQLFSSRREAFSREQAALRASIEGATSQLAGMRRARTDLNAQADSLQQQLSNLQPLADNGYIPRNRLMEYQRQLSQVQQQLAENTGESGRVEQGILESRLKLQQHGEEYQKEVRSQLADAQLKSVTLSEQLTSAGFDLQHSEILATSDGIAVNLGVHTEGAVVRQGETLLEIVPQGTRLEVEGHLPINLIDKVGTHLPVDILFTAFNQSKTPRVPGEVSLISADQMVDEKTGAPYYVLRSSVSDQAMEKLNGLVIKPGMPAEMFVRTGERSLLNYLFKPLLDRAGSALTEE encoded by the coding sequence ATGAGCAGCGCGAGCATGAACACAGAAAACGAAGCCAGCATGGAACACGACTACATCACCGAGCGTCCGGAGCGCGACGCGAAGTTCTTCGCCCGCATGGGCTGGATTCTGGCACTGGCCGGCGCCGGCAGTTTCTTTGCCTGGGCGGCACTGGCGCCGCTGGATCAGGGGATCCCGGTGCAAGGCACGGTGGTGGTATCCGGTAAACGCAAGGCCGTGCAGTCGATGAGCAGCGGTGTGGTCAGCCGGATCCTGGTGCGTGAAGGCGAGATCGTGAAGCAGGGCCAGCCTTTGTTCCGCCTCGACCAGACGCAGGTCGCCGCCGACGTACAATCGCTGCAGGCCCAGTACCGCATGGCGTGGGCCAGCGTGGCGCGCTGGCAGGCCGAGCGCGACAACCTCAAGCAGGTGACCTTTCCGCCAGAGCTGAGCGACAACGCGGACCCGCGTCTGGCGCTGGTACTGGAAGGTCAGCGGCAACTGTTCAGCAGCCGTCGTGAAGCGTTCTCCCGCGAGCAGGCTGCACTGCGCGCCAGCATCGAAGGCGCCACTTCACAACTGGCCGGCATGCGTCGCGCCCGTACCGATCTCAATGCTCAGGCGGACTCTCTACAACAGCAGTTGAGCAACCTGCAGCCGCTGGCGGACAACGGCTACATTCCGCGCAACCGCTTGATGGAATACCAGCGTCAGCTCTCGCAAGTGCAGCAGCAACTGGCCGAGAACACCGGCGAAAGCGGCCGGGTGGAGCAGGGCATTCTCGAATCGCGCCTGAAACTGCAACAGCATGGCGAGGAATACCAGAAAGAAGTCCGCAGCCAGCTGGCCGACGCGCAACTGAAAAGCGTCACCCTGTCCGAACAACTGACCTCCGCCGGTTTTGACCTGCAACACAGCGAGATTCTTGCGACCTCGGACGGCATCGCCGTCAATCTCGGCGTGCACACCGAAGGCGCTGTGGTGCGTCAGGGCGAAACCCTGCTGGAGATCGTCCCGCAAGGCACGCGCCTGGAAGTGGAAGGGCACCTGCCGATCAACCTGATCGACAAGGTCGGCACGCACCTGCCGGTGGACATCCTTTTCACCGCGTTCAACCAGAGCAAGACCCCGCGCGTTCCCGGCGAAGTCAGTCTGATTTCCGCCGACCAGATGGTCGATGAGAAAACCGGCGCGCCGTATTACGTGTTGCGCAGCAGCGTCAGCGATCAGGCCATGGAGAAGCTCAACGGGCTGGTGATCAAGCCCGGCATGCCGGCGGAAATGTTCGTGCGCACAGGCGAACGTTCACTCCTCAACTACCTGTTCAAACCGCTGCTCGACCGGGCCGGCTCCGCATTGACCGAAGAATAA
- a CDS encoding type I secretion system permease/ATPase, which yields MKMAKAPATAPLFKALGDYKSILISVGCFTALINVLMLVPSIYMLQVYDRVLSSQNETTLAMLSLMVVGFFAFIGLLEVVRSFIVIRIGSQLERRFNLRVYQAAFERNLFKGEGNAGQSLGDLTHIRQFVTGPALFAFFDAPWFPVYLFVIYLFNVWLGVLATAGALLLIALACLNEYMTKKPLGEAAGFSQKSSQLATSHLHNAETIQAMGMLGSLRKRWFQVHSRFLGLQNQASDTGAVISSLSKTLRLCLQSLVLGLGALLVIKGDMTAGMMIAGSILMGRVLSPIDQLIAVWKQWSGAKLAYRRLDSLLQSFPPSDDAMALPAPKGQITFEQVSAGPPGQRAATLHMVNFNLAAGEVLGVLGASGSGKSTLARVLVGVWPTLGGTVRLDGADIHRWNRDQLGPYIGYLPQDIELFSGTIAENIARFSETDPQKVVAAAQQAGVHEMILRMPQGYDTQLGEDGSGLSGGQKQRVALARAIYGTPSLVVLDEPNSNLDTVGEAALSSAIVQLKAQGTTVVLVTHRSSVLAQADKLLVLNDGRLQAFGPSHDVLKALSGNPQQQPQQQTEKTAQAPGGLSMSRQYQPTTRNSGV from the coding sequence ATGAAGATGGCGAAGGCCCCGGCCACCGCTCCCTTATTCAAGGCGTTGGGTGACTATAAAAGTATTCTGATCAGCGTCGGATGCTTTACCGCACTGATTAACGTGCTGATGCTGGTGCCCTCTATTTATATGCTCCAGGTCTATGACCGAGTGCTGTCTTCGCAAAACGAAACCACGCTGGCGATGCTGTCGTTGATGGTCGTGGGGTTCTTCGCGTTCATTGGTCTGCTGGAGGTGGTGCGCAGCTTCATCGTGATCCGTATCGGCAGCCAGCTGGAGCGCCGTTTCAACCTGCGGGTCTATCAAGCCGCCTTCGAGCGCAACCTGTTCAAGGGCGAGGGCAACGCCGGCCAGTCTCTGGGCGACCTGACCCACATTCGCCAGTTCGTCACCGGACCTGCGCTGTTCGCGTTCTTCGATGCGCCGTGGTTCCCGGTCTATCTGTTTGTGATTTACCTGTTCAACGTCTGGCTCGGCGTCCTTGCCACGGCCGGCGCGCTGCTGTTGATCGCCCTGGCGTGCCTCAACGAATACATGACCAAGAAACCACTGGGCGAAGCCGCCGGTTTCTCGCAGAAGTCCAGCCAGTTGGCCACCAGCCACTTGCACAACGCCGAAACCATTCAGGCGATGGGCATGCTTGGCTCGCTGCGCAAGCGCTGGTTCCAGGTGCATTCGCGTTTTCTCGGCCTGCAGAACCAGGCCAGTGACACCGGCGCGGTGATCAGCTCCCTGAGCAAGACCTTACGCCTGTGCCTGCAATCGCTGGTGCTGGGCCTGGGTGCCTTGCTGGTGATCAAGGGTGACATGACCGCCGGGATGATGATCGCCGGTTCGATCCTGATGGGCCGGGTGCTCAGTCCGATCGATCAGCTGATTGCCGTATGGAAGCAGTGGAGCGGGGCGAAGCTGGCTTACCGCCGTCTCGACTCCCTGCTGCAGTCGTTCCCGCCGAGCGACGACGCCATGGCACTGCCTGCGCCGAAAGGTCAGATCACTTTCGAACAGGTCAGCGCCGGCCCGCCCGGGCAACGTGCCGCGACCTTGCACATGGTCAATTTCAATCTGGCGGCCGGTGAAGTGCTGGGTGTGCTGGGTGCCTCCGGCTCCGGCAAGTCGACCCTGGCGCGGGTGCTGGTCGGCGTTTGGCCGACCCTCGGCGGCACGGTGCGTCTGGACGGCGCCGACATCCATCGCTGGAATCGCGATCAGTTGGGTCCTTACATCGGCTACCTGCCGCAGGATATCGAACTGTTCAGCGGCACTATCGCCGAGAACATCGCGCGCTTCAGCGAGACCGATCCGCAGAAAGTCGTGGCCGCCGCGCAACAGGCCGGGGTTCACGAAATGATCCTGCGCATGCCGCAAGGCTACGACACGCAACTGGGCGAGGACGGCAGCGGTCTGTCCGGCGGCCAGAAACAGCGTGTGGCCCTGGCGCGTGCGATTTACGGCACGCCAAGCCTGGTGGTGCTGGATGAGCCGAACTCCAACCTCGACACCGTCGGCGAAGCGGCATTGTCCAGCGCCATCGTGCAACTCAAGGCCCAAGGCACCACCGTGGTACTGGTGACGCATCGTTCTTCGGTGCTGGCCCAGGCCGACAAGCTGCTGGTACTCAACGATGGCCGCCTGCAAGCCTTCGGTCCGAGCCATGACGTGCTCAAGGCACTGTCCGGCAACCCGCAGCAACAGCCGCAACAACAAACTGAAAAAACCGCGCAGGCACCGGGCGGGCTCAGCATGAGCCGGCAGTACCAGCCCACGACAAGGAATTCGGGTGTATGA
- a CDS encoding AprI/Inh family metalloprotease inhibitor produces MIQFAFTRKAAAYLLPMLMMISGETTMASSLRLEDPSVFAGQWQATLNARNDAPEAQALQDKPSNTCQIDLEANQTLGKGADCLSAWLQESAIGWFPDPDGLSITGKEGSRIQFFSRQRDGLYLSTLKSGLVITLERAGKQP; encoded by the coding sequence ATGATCCAATTCGCTTTTACCCGTAAGGCGGCAGCGTATCTGTTGCCGATGCTGATGATGATTTCTGGAGAAACAACCATGGCAAGCAGCCTCAGACTCGAAGATCCATCGGTATTTGCCGGGCAGTGGCAAGCAACCCTGAACGCTCGCAATGACGCTCCCGAAGCGCAGGCGCTGCAAGACAAACCTTCGAACACTTGCCAGATCGACCTCGAAGCCAACCAGACCCTGGGCAAGGGCGCCGACTGCCTGAGCGCGTGGTTGCAAGAGAGCGCCATCGGCTGGTTTCCCGACCCGGATGGCCTGTCCATCACAGGCAAGGAGGGCTCAAGAATCCAGTTTTTCAGCCGACAACGTGATGGGCTTTATCTGAGCACTTTGAAGTCAGGCCTGGTGATTACACTCGAACGAGCTGGCAAACAGCCCTGA
- a CDS encoding serralysin family metalloprotease produces MSKVKANAIDTAEQAFQLNAAPLAAPSSAFNQINSFSHQYDRGGNLTVNGKPSFSVDQAATQLLRDGASWHDLDGSGKIELTYTFLTSKTANFGGLGVTGFSQFSALQKNQAVLAMQSWADVANVTFTEAAKGGDGHMTFGNYSGGQEGAAAFAFLPGTEPGYDGQSWYLTGSGYDVNKNPGVNNYGRQTLTHEIGHTLGLSHPGDYNAGEGNPTYKDASYGQDTRGYSLMSYWSESNTSQNFSKGGVEAYASGPLLDDIAAIQKLYGANMSTRTGDTTYGFNSNAGRDFLSATSSSDKLVFSVWDAGGKDTFDFSGFTQNQKINLNEASFSDVGGLVGNVSIAKGVTIENAIGGSGNDLIIGNSAANELKGGAGNDIIWGGGGADKLWGGSGSDTFVFAASSDSKPGAIDQILDFVSGLDKIDLSAITNGAGLHFVSAFTGAAGDAILTSSGGNSLLSVDFSGHGVADFQVSTVGQAAISDIVA; encoded by the coding sequence ATGTCGAAAGTAAAAGCTAATGCTATTGATACCGCCGAACAGGCTTTCCAGCTGAACGCGGCACCTTTGGCGGCGCCAAGCTCGGCGTTCAACCAGATCAATAGCTTCAGCCATCAGTACGATCGTGGCGGCAACCTCACGGTCAATGGCAAACCCTCCTTCTCGGTGGATCAAGCCGCAACCCAACTGCTGCGTGACGGTGCCTCCTGGCACGACCTCGACGGCAGCGGCAAGATCGAACTGACCTACACCTTTCTGACCTCCAAGACGGCCAACTTCGGCGGCCTGGGCGTCACCGGTTTCAGTCAGTTCAGTGCCCTGCAAAAAAACCAGGCGGTGCTCGCCATGCAATCCTGGGCCGATGTCGCCAACGTGACTTTTACCGAAGCAGCCAAGGGTGGCGACGGCCACATGACCTTCGGTAACTACAGCGGCGGTCAGGAAGGCGCGGCGGCATTCGCTTTCCTGCCAGGCACCGAGCCAGGCTATGACGGTCAATCCTGGTACCTGACCGGCAGTGGATACGACGTCAACAAGAACCCAGGCGTGAACAATTACGGGCGTCAGACGCTGACCCACGAAATCGGCCACACCCTGGGCCTGTCTCACCCTGGCGACTACAACGCCGGCGAAGGCAATCCGACGTACAAGGATGCTTCCTACGGGCAAGACACCCGCGGCTACAGCCTCATGAGTTACTGGAGTGAAAGCAATACCAGCCAGAACTTCAGCAAGGGCGGTGTCGAAGCCTATGCCTCGGGCCCGCTGCTGGATGACATCGCAGCAATCCAGAAGCTCTACGGCGCGAACATGTCCACCCGTACCGGTGACACCACCTACGGCTTCAACTCCAACGCCGGTCGCGATTTCCTCAGCGCGACTTCATCGTCGGACAAGCTGGTGTTCTCGGTTTGGGATGCGGGCGGCAAGGACACCTTCGACTTCTCGGGTTTCACCCAGAACCAGAAGATCAACCTCAATGAAGCCTCGTTCTCCGACGTTGGCGGCCTGGTGGGCAACGTGTCCATCGCCAAGGGCGTCACCATCGAGAACGCCATCGGCGGTTCGGGCAACGACCTGATCATCGGCAACAGCGCAGCCAACGAGCTCAAGGGCGGTGCCGGCAACGACATCATCTGGGGCGGCGGCGGTGCCGACAAGCTGTGGGGCGGTTCGGGTTCGGACACTTTCGTGTTCGCAGCCAGTTCCGATTCCAAGCCGGGTGCGATCGATCAGATCCTCGACTTTGTCAGCGGTCTGGACAAAATCGACCTGAGCGCGATCACCAATGGTGCAGGCCTGCACTTCGTCAGCGCTTTCACCGGTGCGGCGGGCGATGCCATCCTGACCTCCTCGGGCGGCAACAGCCTGCTGTCGGTTGACTTCTCCGGGCACGGCGTGGCGGACTTCCAGGTCAGCACCGTTGGCCAGGCGGCGATCAGCGACATCGTAGCGTGA
- a CDS encoding polyamine ABC transporter substrate-binding protein: MIRKTLALAPLMLAASLAQAAETVKVYNWSDYIAPDTAKNFEKATGLGITYDVYDSNETLDGKLMTGKSGYDVVFPSNHFMARQIQGGALMKLDKSQLPNWKNLNPVLLKALQTNDPGNEHGFPYLWGSTGIGYNIAKVKAVLGDNAPVDSWDLIFKPENMEKLQKCGVAILDNGPELLPAALNYLGLPHHSKNPEDYKKAEALLMKVRPYVSYFHSSKYTSDLANGDICVAVGFSGDILQAESRAKEAKNGVDIGYAIPKEGAAIWFDMVAMPADAPDAKAGYAFMNYLLQPDVMAGISNYVHYANGNEQADSLIDPAIKNDTKVYPSPEMMGKLFALEAMPLNIDRIRTRVWNKIRTGS; encoded by the coding sequence ATGATCCGAAAGACCCTCGCTCTCGCCCCCTTGATGCTCGCCGCGTCCCTTGCTCAGGCAGCGGAAACGGTCAAGGTCTACAACTGGTCCGACTACATCGCGCCGGATACCGCGAAAAACTTCGAAAAGGCCACTGGTCTCGGCATCACCTACGACGTCTACGACAGCAACGAAACCCTCGACGGCAAGTTGATGACCGGCAAATCCGGTTACGACGTGGTTTTTCCATCCAACCATTTCATGGCGCGGCAGATTCAGGGTGGGGCGCTGATGAAACTGGACAAGAGCCAGTTGCCGAACTGGAAGAACCTCAACCCGGTATTGCTCAAGGCCTTGCAGACCAACGATCCGGGCAACGAACATGGCTTCCCGTATCTGTGGGGCAGCACCGGCATCGGCTACAACATCGCCAAGGTCAAGGCCGTACTGGGCGATAACGCGCCGGTGGATTCCTGGGACCTGATCTTCAAGCCCGAAAACATGGAAAAACTGCAGAAGTGTGGCGTGGCGATCCTCGACAACGGCCCGGAATTGCTGCCGGCGGCACTCAACTATCTGGGTTTGCCGCATCACAGCAAGAATCCCGAAGACTATAAAAAGGCCGAAGCCCTGCTGATGAAAGTGCGGCCGTACGTCAGCTACTTCCATTCCTCGAAGTACACCAGCGACCTGGCCAATGGCGATATCTGCGTGGCGGTCGGATTCTCCGGCGACATCCTGCAAGCGGAAAGCCGCGCCAAAGAAGCCAAGAACGGCGTCGATATCGGTTATGCGATTCCCAAGGAGGGCGCCGCGATCTGGTTCGACATGGTTGCCATGCCCGCCGATGCGCCGGACGCCAAGGCCGGGTACGCCTTCATGAACTACCTGCTGCAGCCCGACGTGATGGCCGGGATCAGCAACTACGTGCACTACGCCAACGGCAACGAACAGGCCGACAGCCTGATCGACCCGGCGATCAAGAACGACACCAAGGTTTATCCGAGCCCGGAAATGATGGGCAAATTGTTTGCGCTGGAAGCCATGCCGCTGAACATCGACCGGATCCGCACTCGCGTCTGGAACAAGATCCGCACCGGCAGCTGA
- a CDS encoding cupin domain-containing protein translates to MSITQFKNTATLQLDESNPVAVPLGTPVAIASTTSVERDDGVETGVWECTPGRWRRQITAQEFCHFISGRCTFTPDGGGEILHIQGGDALMLPANTLGIWDIQETVRKTYVLIF, encoded by the coding sequence ATGAGCATCACCCAATTCAAGAACACCGCCACGTTGCAACTGGATGAGTCCAACCCGGTGGCTGTGCCGCTCGGCACACCGGTGGCGATTGCCTCGACCACCAGCGTGGAACGCGACGACGGCGTCGAAACCGGCGTCTGGGAGTGCACCCCGGGTCGCTGGCGGCGGCAGATCACCGCCCAGGAGTTCTGCCACTTCATTTCCGGGCGCTGCACGTTCACTCCGGACGGTGGCGGCGAAATCCTGCACATACAAGGTGGCGACGCACTGATGTTGCCGGCCAACACACTCGGTATCTGGGACATCCAGGAGACCGTGCGCAAGACCTACGTCCTGATTTTCTGA